A window from Leptothermofonsia sichuanensis E412 encodes these proteins:
- a CDS encoding ABC transporter ATP-binding protein produces the protein MVQPQSLDRSITLEKPAILEFDRIGLEYPVKGGVRRIIEEISLSIAEGEFVSFVGPSGCGKTSILRMVSGLAPAPLGEIRFRNQRITKPMKNVGIAFQNPVMMPWRNTLKNVMLPLEVVQPYKREFKDPRRREQFIRSAQELLATVGLQDFQQQFPWQLSGGMKQRASLCRALIHQPELLLLDEPFGALDAFTREEMWVMLQDLWMRVKCVCILITHDLREAVFLSDTVYVMGPRPSSIVYKLKINLPRPTTLEMLLSDEFNHLVADLRRHIHRS, from the coding sequence ATGGTTCAACCGCAGTCCCTGGACAGGTCAATCACCCTTGAAAAGCCTGCCATTTTGGAATTCGATCGCATTGGTCTGGAATATCCAGTTAAAGGTGGAGTTCGACGAATCATTGAGGAGATCAGTCTCTCCATCGCTGAGGGAGAGTTTGTCTCATTCGTAGGACCCAGTGGCTGTGGAAAAACCTCAATCCTGCGAATGGTGTCAGGGTTGGCGCCTGCCCCACTTGGAGAAATTCGGTTTCGGAATCAACGCATTACAAAACCCATGAAAAATGTGGGCATCGCTTTCCAGAACCCGGTGATGATGCCCTGGCGCAACACATTGAAAAATGTGATGTTACCCCTGGAAGTGGTGCAACCCTACAAACGAGAATTCAAAGATCCCAGGCGCAGGGAACAGTTTATCCGTTCAGCCCAGGAATTACTGGCTACGGTCGGATTGCAGGACTTCCAGCAGCAGTTTCCCTGGCAGTTATCAGGGGGGATGAAACAACGGGCTTCTCTGTGTCGGGCATTGATTCACCAACCAGAACTCCTGTTATTGGATGAACCATTTGGTGCCCTTGATGCCTTCACCCGTGAGGAAATGTGGGTAATGCTGCAAGATTTGTGGATGCGGGTCAAGTGTGTGTGTATTTTGATTACGCACGATTTACGGGAAGCGGTGTTCCTGTCCGATACGGTCTATGTCATGGGACCCCGCCCCAGTTCCATTGTTTACAAGCTGAAGATCAATCTGCCCCGTCCCACGACCCTGGAAATGTTGCTGTCCGATGAGTTTAATCACCTGGTTGCAGATTTGCGCAGACATATTCATCGGAGTTGA
- a CDS encoding ABC transporter substrate-binding protein has translation MVSRTTSLALASSLLILSACQSQPTATTPSPEATSAAPATDTRQKRAIKVNPSWLLQGDNAPLTMAIQNGYFASEGLDVTIERGYGSADTITKVAAGQFDIGFGDLYSMIEFNAKNPNDAVVAVAVPYNRSPFSIVTLKSSGIDDPKELEGKKLGAPAGDAPRKLWPVFAQQVGVQPDSVEWITMEPKLRETFLVKGDVDAVSGFVTSVVPSLAKAGKSTDDLNIFYYTENGLELYGNAILVKKSFLEQNPDLVRGFLRAYFKGLQDTLKDPTAGLESVVKAGDALMDKNAEKTRLQIAIDRLYITPEVESVGLGGVDSARLEKTVAQVAKGFNLPVPPLDQVFNDSFLPPKAERALPPASERKPLS, from the coding sequence TTGGTCAGTCGTACCACCTCTCTCGCCTTAGCTTCCAGTTTGCTGATTCTGAGTGCCTGCCAATCTCAACCAACAGCAACCACCCCATCTCCAGAAGCAACCAGCGCAGCACCGGCAACGGATACCAGGCAAAAACGGGCCATTAAGGTCAATCCTTCCTGGTTATTGCAGGGAGATAATGCCCCCCTGACCATGGCGATTCAGAATGGCTATTTTGCCAGCGAAGGATTGGATGTCACGATTGAGCGGGGCTATGGTTCTGCTGATACCATCACCAAAGTGGCCGCCGGACAGTTTGACATTGGGTTTGGCGATCTCTACTCCATGATCGAGTTCAATGCCAAGAATCCCAATGATGCTGTGGTGGCGGTAGCAGTCCCTTACAACCGATCGCCATTTTCCATTGTTACGCTCAAGTCCAGCGGTATTGATGACCCCAAGGAACTGGAAGGCAAGAAACTGGGCGCGCCCGCTGGAGATGCACCCCGCAAGTTGTGGCCCGTCTTTGCCCAGCAGGTGGGAGTACAACCCGATTCCGTTGAATGGATCACGATGGAACCCAAGTTGCGCGAAACCTTCCTGGTCAAAGGGGATGTGGATGCAGTCAGTGGTTTTGTGACATCGGTTGTGCCATCCCTGGCAAAAGCAGGTAAAAGCACAGATGATCTCAATATTTTCTATTACACCGAAAATGGGTTGGAACTGTATGGCAATGCCATTTTAGTCAAGAAGTCCTTTCTGGAACAGAATCCAGACCTGGTGCGAGGGTTTTTGAGAGCTTATTTCAAGGGACTGCAAGACACCTTGAAAGACCCAACCGCTGGACTGGAGTCGGTCGTGAAAGCGGGCGATGCTCTGATGGATAAGAATGCGGAGAAAACCCGGTTACAGATTGCGATCGACCGACTTTATATTACGCCAGAGGTGGAGTCGGTTGGATTGGGGGGAGTGGATTCAGCCCGGTTGGAGAAAACCGTCGCCCAGGTGGCAAAAGGGTTTAATTTACCTGTCCCTCCGCTCGATCAGGTGTTCAATGATAGCTTTTTGCCACCGAAGGCAGAACGGGCGCTCCCGCCTGCTTCGGAACGGAAACCGCTGTCCTAG
- a CDS encoding iron uptake porin, giving the protein MVPAMAGFLGLSTLEAARGLEPADPNGIEPMFGADLADLNQPKNYATEGMLQVTSVSQLTDVRPTDWAFQALQSLVERYGCIVGYPDRTYRGNRALSRYEFAAGVNACLDRITELITAATSDLVRKEDLLALQKLQEEFAAELAVLRGKVDALEVRTATLEKQQFSTTTKLSGNVWFNLTGAFPTGDVLAERSRVASGSAFAPPQRVNGVPTRVLRDAPQVTLSYYTFLNFTTSFTGKDSLVTQLVSGNGSSPANQLVSAGFFNSWGTPFLDQTGVPTAGSVSVRELFYAFPVGNNVRVAVGPRLNFYRYFDNNRYTFFLTGATSFNSNGSTLSNPVDRGSGAVLTWNIAQPLRFTVGYLAENTEFLNPAVFNTSNKPNQGLFNSSNTISAELAYSPIKNLNVRFHYTRASLKPYNGFIGGAVGEPLPYGYADDGFGGRVRDSGANIFIFNFDWTITSGFGIFGRYSYGNLDINPVNPARAGGDIRVHSFQVGLGFPDLGKKGALGVISFVMPHKYLGGRRFLLSGGGDGGTQYDLEVSYFYPLTNNIAIVPAFYTIWNANNFDSNPTVFVGNIRTQFSF; this is encoded by the coding sequence ATGGTACCTGCGATGGCAGGCTTTCTGGGTCTGTCCACGCTGGAAGCCGCCAGGGGACTTGAACCCGCCGATCCCAATGGGATTGAACCCATGTTTGGGGCCGATCTGGCTGACTTGAACCAGCCCAAAAACTATGCCACGGAAGGTATGCTGCAAGTGACATCGGTTTCCCAATTAACCGATGTCAGACCAACGGACTGGGCATTTCAGGCGCTTCAATCCCTGGTCGAACGCTATGGGTGCATTGTTGGCTATCCCGATCGCACCTATCGCGGTAACCGTGCCCTCAGTCGGTATGAATTTGCCGCTGGGGTTAACGCCTGCCTTGATCGCATCACGGAGTTAATTACTGCCGCCACCAGCGATCTGGTGCGAAAAGAAGATCTGCTGGCGCTGCAAAAGCTTCAGGAAGAATTTGCCGCCGAGTTAGCCGTCCTGCGGGGTAAAGTCGATGCCCTCGAAGTCCGCACAGCAACGCTGGAAAAGCAGCAGTTTTCCACCACCACCAAGCTCTCTGGCAATGTCTGGTTTAACCTGACAGGGGCCTTTCCCACAGGAGATGTGCTGGCCGAGCGCAGCCGCGTTGCCTCCGGTAGTGCCTTTGCCCCTCCCCAACGGGTTAATGGGGTGCCCACCCGTGTCCTGCGGGATGCACCTCAAGTGACCCTCAGCTACTACACCTTTCTCAACTTCACCACCTCATTCACGGGCAAAGACTCCCTGGTCACCCAACTGGTATCCGGTAATGGTAGCTCTCCCGCGAACCAACTGGTGTCGGCAGGGTTCTTTAACTCCTGGGGCACCCCCTTCCTCGATCAGACAGGGGTGCCGACTGCTGGCAGTGTTTCTGTGCGTGAGTTGTTCTATGCCTTTCCTGTCGGTAACAACGTCCGGGTTGCTGTTGGTCCACGCCTCAATTTCTATCGCTACTTTGACAATAATCGCTACACGTTCTTTCTCACAGGCGCAACCAGCTTTAACTCTAACGGCAGTACCCTATCCAATCCGGTTGACCGGGGATCGGGAGCCGTGCTGACCTGGAATATTGCTCAACCGCTGCGGTTTACAGTGGGCTACCTGGCAGAGAATACCGAGTTTTTGAACCCGGCAGTCTTTAATACATCCAACAAACCGAATCAGGGCTTATTTAATAGCTCCAACACGATTTCGGCGGAACTTGCCTATTCACCCATCAAAAATCTGAATGTGCGGTTTCACTATACCCGTGCCAGCCTGAAACCCTATAACGGATTTATTGGTGGAGCCGTCGGTGAGCCACTCCCCTACGGCTATGCCGATGATGGATTTGGTGGGCGAGTGCGGGACTCTGGAGCCAATATCTTTATCTTTAACTTTGATTGGACGATTACAAGCGGTTTCGGAATCTTTGGGCGTTACTCCTACGGCAACCTGGACATTAACCCGGTTAACCCTGCCCGTGCCGGTGGCGATATTCGAGTCCATTCCTTTCAGGTTGGCCTGGGTTTCCCTGACCTGGGCAAAAAAGGAGCCCTGGGTGTAATTTCATTTGTCATGCCCCACAAATATCTGGGGGGACGCCGATTTCTGTTATCAGGTGGTGGTGATGGCGGGACTCAGTATGACCTGGAAGTGTCCTATTTCTATCCACTGACGAATAACATTGCGATCGTGCCCGCATTTTACACCATCTGGAATGCCAATAATTTTGACAGCAATCCCACGGTTTTTGTAGGGAATATCCGGACCCAGTTTTCTTTCTGA
- a CDS encoding phycobilisome rod-core linker polypeptide, with amino-acid sequence MAIPLLEYAPASRNVRVEGFEVASDEQPRIFSTDNILSDSDMGNLIEAAYRQIFFHAFAADREPILESQLRNGQITVREFIRGLTLSNTFTRSFYDLNSNYRFVEQCVQRILGRDVYSEREKIAWSIVIATKGRAGFINDLLNSDEYLEAFGDNIVPYQRRRVLASGASEVPFNIKSPRYEEYYRAKFGFPQNIWQTTVRRYTSSDRQPKTGDPALFRSMAQSINPSGNLPQRVSALNIDYERKVPYRQR; translated from the coding sequence GTGGCTATCCCCCTGCTTGAGTATGCTCCTGCAAGTCGAAATGTGCGCGTCGAAGGGTTTGAAGTAGCGAGTGATGAGCAGCCCAGGATCTTTTCAACGGATAACATCCTGTCTGATTCCGACATGGGCAATCTGATCGAAGCTGCTTACCGTCAGATCTTTTTCCATGCGTTTGCGGCTGATCGGGAGCCGATCCTGGAGTCCCAGCTTCGCAACGGACAGATTACAGTCCGTGAGTTCATTCGCGGTTTAACCCTGTCCAATACCTTCACCCGCAGTTTCTACGATCTGAACAGCAATTACCGCTTTGTGGAACAGTGCGTTCAACGCATTTTAGGACGCGATGTTTACAGCGAACGGGAAAAAATTGCCTGGTCTATTGTCATCGCCACGAAAGGGCGGGCAGGCTTCATCAATGACCTGCTTAATAGTGACGAATATCTGGAAGCCTTTGGCGACAACATCGTTCCTTACCAGCGCCGTCGAGTTTTGGCTTCTGGTGCGAGCGAAGTTCCTTTCAATATCAAGTCTCCCCGTTACGAAGAGTACTACCGGGCAAAATTTGGTTTCCCACAAAACATCTGGCAAACCACGGTTCGCCGCTATACGTCTTCAGATCGGCAACCCAAGACCGGCGATCCCGCTCTGTTCAGAAGCATGGCTCAGAGCATCAATCCTTCAGGCAACCTGCCCCAGAGGGTTTCTGCCCTCAACATTGACTACGAACGTAAGGTACCCTACCGCCAGCGTTAA
- a CDS encoding phycobiliprotein lyase — protein MDAMEFFRRSAGRWRSQRTTHHLAFKQAEGGNSEIQVEALVADHPEIIALCEFHQINPGLAAGGCRVSWGGSMGWDQEGENHEGNTMFALVPDEGNPRQGRLLRDRGYAEIMPVVGFYHMDDDGGLNLTTEYETMSSVERFWFASPDLRLRSSTVKRFGGFSTASFCTETRIGTGADDTSGVSWEEGGAIAQVQTVVQPGRRAAQSYLSLLGW, from the coding sequence ATGGACGCAATGGAGTTTTTTCGACGGAGTGCAGGCCGGTGGCGATCGCAGCGCACCACCCATCACCTTGCCTTCAAGCAGGCGGAAGGGGGCAACTCCGAAATTCAGGTAGAGGCATTGGTAGCAGACCATCCAGAGATTATTGCCCTCTGCGAATTTCATCAAATCAACCCGGGGTTGGCGGCTGGCGGTTGCCGCGTCAGTTGGGGTGGTTCGATGGGGTGGGACCAGGAAGGCGAAAACCATGAAGGCAACACCATGTTTGCACTGGTACCGGATGAGGGCAATCCTCGCCAGGGAAGGCTGCTGCGAGACAGGGGCTATGCCGAAATCATGCCCGTTGTTGGTTTCTATCACATGGATGACGATGGCGGACTCAATCTGACGACCGAATATGAAACCATGAGTTCGGTTGAACGGTTCTGGTTTGCCAGCCCCGATCTGCGCCTGAGAAGCAGTACTGTTAAACGATTTGGTGGTTTCAGCACAGCATCTTTCTGTACAGAAACCCGGATTGGTACGGGGGCTGATGACACCTCTGGAGTCAGTTGGGAAGAGGGGGGGGCGATCGCTCAGGTGCAAACCGTGGTTCAACCGGGACGGAGGGCGGCTCAGTCTTACCTGTCCCTCCTGGGCTGGTGA